From a region of the Candidatus Jettenia caeni genome:
- a CDS encoding RNA-binding protein translates to MNIYVGNLPHDVSEDDLRQAFEVFGKVTSATVIKDIFSGTSKGFGFVEMPAKAEAQAAINGLNSKELKGKMIVVNEARPREEKRRGGGGGGRGSSSGGGRGGRYGSSGSGGRRRF, encoded by the coding sequence GTGAATATTTACGTAGGTAACTTACCACATGATGTTAGTGAAGATGATTTACGACAAGCTTTTGAGGTTTTTGGAAAGGTAACATCCGCTACTGTTATAAAAGACATATTCAGCGGGACATCAAAAGGGTTTGGGTTTGTGGAAATGCCTGCTAAAGCTGAAGCACAGGCTGCAATCAATGGCTTGAATAGCAAAGAATTAAAAGGAAAAATGATTGTCGTTAATGAGGCTCGTCCACGTGAAGAAAAACGAAGGGGCGGCGGTGGCGGTGGAAGAGGTAGCAGTAGCGGCGGTGGCAGGGGTGGAAGATACGGTAGTAGTGGCAGCGGTGGAAGGCGACGTTTCTAA
- a CDS encoding RNA helicase: protein MEIIKRNIEGDRKGYMEELTDIEKLRFEDLHVSEELRKAIKDMGFEEATPIQYQAIPYILKGKDIIGQAQTGTGKTAAFGIPTLEMIDPGTRELQAIILCPTRELAIQVAEEMKKLSKYKKAIEILPIYGGQPIERQIKALKKGVQIIIGTPGRVMDHMNRRTLKMDAVRIIILDEADEMLDMGFREDIEFIMEKISRKRQTILFSATMPQAILDLTKKYQNDPQFIKVVHKELTVPYIEQFYFEVKEQAKLETLSRLIDIYNLKLSLVFCNTKRRVDDLVEHLQARGYLADGLHGDMRQSQRNSVMSKFRKGTIEILIATDVAARGIDVEDIEAVFNYDVPHDEEYYVHRIGRTGRAGRKGRSFTFVVGREIYQIKDIQRYAKTKITPQKIPSLGDVEEIKTNLLLGKVKETINEGHLGKYIHWVEGLAGEDYTSIDIAASLLKIIVGEKSKQAPTQEEDFRDTGPATSEMVRLFINAGSKQKVQVKDIVGSIAGETGLSGKIIGAVDIFDNYTFVEVPKEYAEDIQDAMKDIKIKGKKIIIEPASQKTTGTASQKSYGKKGRRRRK, encoded by the coding sequence ATGGAAATTATTAAAAGGAATATTGAGGGGGATAGGAAAGGGTATATGGAAGAACTAACTGATATAGAAAAATTAAGATTTGAAGATTTACATGTATCAGAAGAACTACGAAAAGCAATTAAAGATATGGGTTTTGAAGAAGCCACTCCAATACAGTATCAAGCTATTCCCTATATATTAAAAGGAAAAGATATCATTGGGCAAGCCCAGACAGGCACCGGGAAGACTGCAGCGTTTGGGATTCCCACACTCGAAATGATAGATCCTGGTACCAGAGAATTACAAGCGATAATTTTATGTCCTACAAGGGAATTGGCAATCCAGGTTGCCGAAGAGATGAAAAAATTATCAAAATATAAAAAGGCCATTGAGATTTTGCCGATCTACGGAGGGCAACCTATAGAACGTCAAATTAAGGCATTAAAAAAAGGTGTGCAAATTATTATTGGTACTCCGGGGCGTGTTATGGACCACATGAACCGCCGTACGCTAAAAATGGATGCCGTAAGAATAATCATATTGGATGAGGCGGATGAGATGTTGGATATGGGGTTTCGGGAAGATATCGAATTTATTATGGAGAAAATCTCCAGGAAGAGACAAACCATTCTCTTCTCCGCAACTATGCCTCAGGCTATTTTAGATTTGACAAAAAAATATCAAAACGATCCGCAATTTATAAAGGTTGTGCACAAGGAACTTACAGTTCCGTATATTGAGCAATTTTATTTTGAGGTAAAAGAGCAAGCGAAATTAGAGACACTATCCCGCTTAATCGATATCTATAATTTAAAATTATCACTGGTATTTTGTAACACAAAAAGGCGGGTAGATGACCTGGTGGAACATCTCCAGGCAAGAGGATACCTGGCTGATGGTTTGCATGGGGATATGAGACAATCACAAAGAAATAGCGTTATGTCCAAGTTCAGGAAAGGAACTATCGAAATTCTGATAGCAACTGACGTAGCAGCCCGGGGAATTGATGTAGAGGATATAGAAGCTGTCTTTAACTATGATGTGCCGCATGATGAAGAATACTATGTACACAGGATAGGAAGAACGGGCAGGGCGGGAAGGAAAGGTCGCTCATTTACCTTTGTTGTAGGGAGAGAGATTTATCAGATAAAGGATATACAACGATATGCGAAGACGAAAATTACACCTCAAAAGATTCCTTCTCTTGGTGACGTAGAAGAAATTAAAACAAATTTACTTTTAGGGAAAGTAAAAGAAACAATTAATGAAGGGCATTTAGGGAAATACATTCACTGGGTTGAAGGCCTGGCTGGTGAAGATTATACCTCCATAGATATTGCCGCATCTTTATTAAAAATAATTGTAGGGGAAAAGAGTAAACAAGCACCAACACAAGAGGAAGATTTTAGAGATACAGGACCCGCAACATCAGAAATGGTGAGATTGTTTATTAATGCGGGGAGCAAGCAGAAAGTACAAGTTAAGGATATTGTCGGAAGCATTGCCGGTGAAACAGGTCTTTCCGGCAAGATAATCGGAGCTGTTGATATTTTTGACAATTATACTTTTGTAGAAGTGCCGAAAGAGTACGCAGAAGATATCCAGGACGCCATGAAAGATATTAAAATCAAAGGGAAGAAGATTATTATAGAACCTGCCAGCCAAAAAACAACCGGAACAGCATCTCAGAAATCTTATGGGAAAAAAGGTAGACGGCGCAGGAAATAA
- a CDS encoding putative transporter protein has product MQLDDKKAIFGWSMYDWANSAFATTVMAGFFPIFFKQYWSIGVDTTITTARLGFANSAASMIIGLGAPILGAIADKGTSKKKFLFFFAYMGAVMTSCLCMVSQGNWPVAILLYIFATIGFLGGNIFYDALITSVASGKKLDFVSGLGFSLGYLGGGILFAFNVWMVLNAKISGFSDTGKVIKSSFLSVGIWWAVFSIPLFLFVKEPKNTEIKLPVTMVKAGFTQLRKTFQNVRHLKTVFLFLMAYWFYIDGVNTIVYMAIDYGISIGLESRDLIVALLITQFIGFPSALGLVYLGGKIGARYAIFIALAIYLFVSFYGAFVQSKNEFYILAITIGLVQGGIQALSRSYYAKIIPVNKSAEYFGFYNMVGKFAAVIGPAFIGGINLMMRSLGYSSDSASRFGISSVSLFFIIGGILFSLVNEEKGRKELKYLSQDSV; this is encoded by the coding sequence ATGCAACTTGATGATAAGAAAGCGATCTTCGGATGGAGTATGTATGATTGGGCTAATTCGGCTTTTGCTACCACCGTTATGGCTGGATTTTTTCCCATTTTTTTTAAACAATACTGGAGTATTGGCGTTGATACCACGATAACTACAGCGAGGTTAGGATTTGCAAATTCGGCCGCAAGTATGATTATAGGTTTAGGAGCGCCCATATTAGGAGCCATTGCTGACAAGGGGACTTCGAAAAAGAAATTTCTTTTCTTCTTTGCTTATATGGGTGCAGTGATGACTTCATGTCTGTGCATGGTCTCTCAGGGTAACTGGCCGGTAGCCATTCTTCTGTATATCTTTGCAACTATTGGATTCTTAGGAGGGAATATCTTCTACGATGCATTGATCACAAGCGTGGCATCCGGGAAGAAGTTGGACTTTGTCTCCGGACTAGGTTTTTCTTTGGGATATCTGGGAGGTGGTATCCTTTTCGCATTCAATGTGTGGATGGTTCTCAATGCTAAAATATCTGGATTTTCAGATACCGGGAAAGTAATAAAATCCTCATTCCTTTCCGTGGGCATCTGGTGGGCTGTATTTTCTATCCCTCTTTTCCTTTTTGTAAAAGAACCTAAAAATACTGAGATAAAATTACCGGTAACTATGGTAAAAGCAGGTTTTACCCAATTAAGAAAAACATTTCAGAACGTCCGGCATTTAAAGACGGTTTTTCTCTTTCTTATGGCCTATTGGTTCTATATTGATGGGGTAAATACTATTGTCTACATGGCGATAGATTATGGTATTTCTATAGGCCTCGAATCCCGTGATTTAATTGTTGCATTACTTATCACGCAATTCATTGGGTTTCCATCTGCTTTGGGGCTTGTTTATCTTGGCGGTAAGATTGGCGCCAGATATGCTATCTTTATCGCTCTTGCAATTTATTTATTTGTTTCCTTCTATGGCGCTTTTGTGCAAAGTAAGAATGAATTCTATATATTAGCTATTACCATTGGTTTGGTTCAGGGCGGCATTCAGGCATTGAGCCGTTCATACTATGCAAAAATAATTCCTGTTAACAAATCAGCCGAGTATTTTGGCTTTTATAATATGGTAGGTAAATTTGCTGCTGTTATTGGCCCTGCCTTTATTGGTGGAATCAATCTGATGATGAGATCTCTTGGGTATAGCAGTGATAGTGCATCGCGATTTGGTATTTCGTCTGTTTCGCTCTTTTTTATTATTGGTGGAATCTTGTTCTCTCTTGTAAATGAAGAAAAAGGGCGGAAAGAGTTGAAATACTTATCTCAGGATTCTGTTTAG